In the genome of Entelurus aequoreus isolate RoL-2023_Sb linkage group LG08, RoL_Eaeq_v1.1, whole genome shotgun sequence, one region contains:
- the LOC133656005 gene encoding uncharacterized protein LOC133656005 — protein sequence MTAQLWPTHRKRCKLPSQPLQVLMADWASLSTWQKPSIDREVQNRIKQASASFGRLRGRVFQNKDLKLHTKVAVYLAVVMTTLLYSCEAWTLYSRHLRMLEAFHIRCLQCILGISWKDRVPHTEILCKTNCTSVEATVTQHQLRWLGHVIRMPEERLPRKVLYGQLHLGHHLAGGPKKHYKDQMKTIMKKCGLNPTQLEDTAVQRSTWRQLLQQGVHKLEEDRSGQRARKRQRRHEAIATPAPPVSAFTCSVCGRSCGSRIGLFSHMRTHKT from the exons ATGACTGCGCAGTTGTGGCCCACACACCGGAAGCGCTGCAAGCTACCCTCTCAGCCGCTGCAAGTGCTTATGGCAGACTGGGCCTCTCTGTCAACGTGGCAAAAACCGAG TATCGACAGGGAGGTTCAAAACCGGATCAAGCAGGCGTCAGCATCTTTTGGCAGACTCAGGGGAAGGGTCTTCCAGAACAAAGACCTTAAGCTACATACCAAGGTAGCGGTCTATTTAGCTGTGGTCATGACGACCCTCCTCTACAGCTGTGAAGCGTGGACCCTGTACAGCCGCCACCTCAGGATGCTGGAGGCCTTCCACATCAGGTGCTTACAATGCATCCTGGGGATATCCTGGAAGGACAGAGTCCCCCACACTGAAATACTCTGCAAGACCAACTGCACCAGTGTGGAGGCTACAGTCACCCAGCACCAACTTCGCTGGCTAGGCCACGTTATCAGGATGCCAGAAGAACGCTTACCACGCAAGGTGCTTTATGGTCAGCTTCATCTTGGTCACCACTTGGCAGGAGGCCCAAAAAAGCATTATAAAGATCAAATGAAGACTATCATGAAGAAATGCGGCCTGAACCCAACCCAGCTGGAGGACACTGCAGTCCAACGTTCCACCTGGCGGCAGCTCCTCCAACAAGGAGTTCATAAGCTTGAGGAGGACCGAAGTGGTCAACGAGCCAGGAAGCGTCAAAGAAGGCATGAAGCCATTGCCACACCTGCACCCCCAGTCAGTGC